Proteins from one Gallus gallus isolate bGalGal1 chromosome 15, bGalGal1.mat.broiler.GRCg7b, whole genome shotgun sequence genomic window:
- the LOC107051583 gene encoding uncharacterized protein LOC107051583 isoform X1: MAAAARREGSEGGVRTRAGRGRRSGRWWWRRGEAVLQQPRRGAALGRRLGLMAGEAAAAAAAARGGPGAGGGCRAGPGRAANPRSRSRTAEAEPARGWAGRGITCPQHAHVPPPRARAGRELEAAGGGCRARPHRGHAGGQVAHRPSVWALNSAVWRSEAG, translated from the exons ATGGCGGCGGCTGcgaggagggaggggagcgAAGGGGGGGTCCGCACCCGGGCGGGGAGGGGACGGCGGAGCGGGCGATGGTGGTggcggcggggcgaggcggTGCTTCAGCAGCCGCGACGCGGGGCCGCGCTCGGGCGCCGGCTGGGCCTCATGGCCggcgaggcggcggcggcggcggcggcggcgaggggcgggccgggggcgggcggcggctgCCGGGCCGGGCCAGGCCGCGCCGCGAACCCGCGCTCGCGCTCGCGCACGGCGGAGGCGGAGCCCGCGCGGGGGTGGGCGGGGCGAGGCATCACGTGCCCACAACACGCTCACGTGCCGCCGCCGCGCGCACGCGCGGGAAGAGAGCTCGAGGCCGCGGGGGGCGGTTGTCGGGCCCGGCCGCACCGCGGCCATGCGGGCGGGCAG GTCGCCCACCGCCCATCTGTGTGGGCGCTGAACTCCGCCGTGTGGCGCAGTGAGGCGGGGTGA